Proteins encoded by one window of Torulaspora delbrueckii CBS 1146 chromosome 2, complete genome:
- the ASF2 gene encoding Asf2p (similar to Saccharomyces cerevisiae ASF2 (YDL197C); ancestral locus Anc_8.443) — protein MNYGDLPTPRSKPQPEESKSQSPYGSQQNSKATTPQRPSSSQKLRRMWISSSARKKVADKHSPTPTVLSLRHQSMRPNTGTPARSYSGSSPSHRFSANQVSERDVSSYLYRKEREHTDIKVKRLGANGEDSKDEFEIKKRKTNTTKHPTVDLHNAHEIEVADNTPIRKPAKEATEDPIYSQIDVKDYLKQMSDEIMRYEIRLASLHGRMVELTRENQRLRNDDNYRLICKRLAGKLVAESKERGSWKDVEERNREENSVEAISDTTSISNGGDIQETDEHYDKKPAGVPIVSQVDSPQDLSLLDKNHSECHSKPKRALEKLEKGILKRLHEYDVALKSAEDEASMQLCGARLVKDESPFVEELKNKLLNGASELAKVRVYTATRVANLKAALSKQQVDRQFLQKMNEEYRSALMKWENFGENVKGYVPHYIETIKRQKETIDNQNRIMEMQILATEEQKKTIQELRAQLSQVESVQADSLSCTELNRVTTLQKRDIDTLKQYLHEEKLKSEHLKELVEHLRKDLATRGAANPEYARLAHNAAQKDVEEKHRMEIRTLHKMYSNLLKNVEMNERENKETPKENANDDPYGSNGHPIYTSPRVKKEHSPEDLLNDQSRVTLESP, from the coding sequence ATGAACTATGGAGATCTTCCGACGCCCCGTTCGAAACCTCAGCCTGAAGAGAGTAAGTCGCAGAGTCCCTACGGAAGTCAGCAAAACAGTAAAGCTACTACACCTCAAAGACCCAGCTCTAGTCAGAAGTTGAGGCGAATGTGGATAAGTTCTAGTGCTCGAAAGAAGGTTGCTGACAAACATAGTCCTACGCCAACTGTACTTTCTCTCCGACATCAATCGATGAGGCCGAACACAGGAACGCCTGCTCGTTCATACTCAGGTAGTAGTCCTTCGCATAGATTTTCAGCTAATCAGGTGAGTGAGAGGGATGTCAGTTCATATCTATACCGCAAGGAGAGAGAGCACACAGATATTAAGGTCAAACGTTTGGGTGCCAACGGAGAGGACTCGAAGGACGAGTTTGAGATtaaaaagaggaagacCAATACGACAAAGCACCCTACAGTTGATCTGCATAATGCTCATGAGATAGAGGTGGCCGATAACACTCCAATTCGGAAGCCGGCTAAAGAAGCAACAGAAGATCCGATTTACTCGCAGATTGATGTAAAGGACTATCTTAAACAGATGTCAGATGAGATAATGAGATATGAGATACGACTGGCAAGCCTGCATGGAAGAATGGTAGAGTTGACAAGAGAGAATCAAAGGCTGCGAAACGATGATAACTATCGCCTTATATGCAAAAGATTGGCAGGAAAGCTTGTGGCTGAATCAAAAGAGAGGGGTTCTTGGAAAGACGTAGAGGAAAGAAATAGGGAAGAGAATAGCGTTGAAGCGATCTCTGATACAACATCCATTAGCAATGGTGGCGATATTCAAGAGACTGACGAGCATTATGATAAGAAACCCGCTGGCGTGCCGATTGTAAGCCAGGTGGACAGTCCCCAAGATCTTTCGCTACTAGACAAAAATCACTCTGAGTGTCATTCGAAGCCCAAAAGAGCGCTTGAAAAACTGGAGAAGGGTATACTAAAGCGACTGCACGAGTATGATGTAGCACTCAAGTcagcagaagatgaagcatCAATGCAGTTATGTGGAGCTAGGTTAGTAAAGGATGAGAGTCcttttgttgaagaattaaaGAATAAACTGCTTAATGGCGCTTCAGAGTTAGCGAAAGTTCGAGTCTACACAGCTACACGCGTAGCCAATCTGAAGGCCGCACTTAGCAAACAACAAGTTGATCGTCAGTTCTTGCAGAAAATGAATGAAGAATACAGATCAGCCTTAATGAAGTGGGAAAACTTTGGGGAAAATGTTAAAGGGTATGTTCCTCATTATATAGAGACCATCAAGCGGCAGAAGGAGACAATTGATAATCAAAATAGAATCATGGAAATGCAGATCCTAGCTACTGAGGAGCAAAAGAAAACCATCCAAGAATTAAGAGCACAACTTTCGCAGGTCGAATCCGTTCAAGCTGATTCCCTATCCTGTACTGAGCTCAACAGAGTTACCACGCTTCAAAAGAGGGATATCGACACGTTAAAACAATACTTACATGAGGAAAAACTCAAAAGTgaacatttgaaagaactaGTTGAACATTTAAGAAAAGATCTAGCCACAAGAGGAGCAGCAAACCCCGAATACGCACGTTTGGCGCACAATGCAGCCCAAAAAGACGTTGAGGAAAAGCATAGAATGGAGATACGAACTTTGCATAAAATGTACAGCAATCTTCTGAAGAATGTTGAAATGAATGAGAGAGAAAACAAAGAGACGCCTAAGGAAAACGCTAACGATGATCCATATGGTTCCAATGGTCATCCAATATATACTTCACCCAGGGTTAAGAAAGAACACTCGCCTGAGGATTTGCTAAATGATCAGTCTAGAGTCACACTGGAAAGCCCATGA